The Halobacterium hubeiense genome contains the following window.
CCATCGACGGCGTGGTCTCCGGGCTCGGACTGGACTTCGACCCCGAGATCGTCGACCCCGACGAGGGCGACCACGAGGAGTACGCCGAGCGCCTCTACGAGCTCCGCCAGCGCAAGGGCATCACGCGCAGCGAGGCCGAGTCGCTGGTGAAGCGCGACCCGAACTACCTCGGGTCGACGATGGTCGAAGCCGGCGACGCCGACGCGCTGCTCACCGGGCTCACGCACCACTACCCGTCCGCGCTGAAGCCGCCGCTGCAGGTCGTCGGTACCGCGCCGGACGCCGACTACGTGGCCGGCGTCTACATGCTGACGTTCAAGAACCGCGTCATCTTCTGCGCGGACACCACGGTCAACCAGGACCCCGACGCGGACGTGCTCGCGGAAGTTGCGGAACACACCGCGGACCTCGCGCGCCGGTTCAACGTCGACCCGCGCGTCGCGATGCTGTCGTACTCGAACTTCGGGAGCGTGGACAACGAGGGCACGCGCAAGCCCCGCGACGCCGCGCGCATGCTCCGCGACGACGACGACGTCGCGTTCCCCGTGGACGGCGAGATGCAGGCCGACAGCGCGGTCGTCGAGGACATCCTCGAAGGCACCTACGAGTTCAGCGACCTCGACGCCCCCGCGAACGTGCTCATCTTCCCGAACCTCGAAGCCGGGAACATCGGCTACAAGCTCCTCCAGCGCCTCGGCGGCGCCGACGCCATCGGCCCGATGCTGGTCGGCATGGGCGAGCCCGTCCACGTCCTCCAGCGCGGCGACGAGGTCAAGGACATCGTGAACCTCGCGGCCGTCGCGGTCGTGGACGCCCAGCAGAACGGCGACTGAGCGAACGCTAACTACTCTCCTTCGGGCCCTCTTCGATAGGCGACGACGGTACCGTACTCGGCGGAGCGGAGCGACGCCGAGTTTCACCGAGCGCGAACAGCGAGGCGCTACGCGCCTCGAAGGCGAACGGCGAGTGAAACGAGCCGTGAGCGGCGTGAGCGCTCGGGCCGACGACTGAGGGACGGGACGGACCGAAGGAGGAGTGCTTTTTCACTAAGTTTTTGCCGAGTGGGGCGTGCTTTGCGCGCCCCACGTAGCGCAAAAAGTGGATCTCAGTCGCTAGCGCGGCGGTCACTACGGGAGGGCGGCGGCACCTGCGAGTCGCCGGTTTCGCGCTCGGGGAGCAGGCAGCGCGCGGGTTCGTCGTTGACGTGGCCGTACTGCTCGGGCTCGTTCGCGAGCACGTGCGCGGGGTTGGTGTTGCTGTCCAGCTGGGCGGCGCGCACTTCCTCGAAGCCGACGACGCGCGCGCGGATGCCGCGCCAGTGGTGGTCGGCGGTCGCGGGCGGCGAGAACTCCTTGATGGGGCGGTAGTCGTGGGCGCGGGCGGCGAGCGCGGCGGTGTTGACGTCGCCCGCGAGGTCGTTGTGGTCGACGAGCACGCCGATGCGCGCGTCCCGCGGCGTGCGCGCCGCGAGCACGTCCAGTCCGAGGTGGAGCGCGCGGTACTCGGCGACGTTGTTGTTCGGGGCTTCGTCGGGCACGGCGAAGCGGGCGACCCGCTCGCCGTCCCGGGTTTCGACGATGACACCGAGCCCGCTGCCGTCCCGGGAGTAGGAGCCGTCGGTCGCGACGTAGAAATCGCGGCGGTGGGACTGCGGGGGGTGGGCGATGTGCGGCGTCGGCGACTCGTCGAACAGGTCTCGGAGTTTCGACCGGCCCACGATGGCCATACGCACCGTAACGAGCGCCGGAACTTAAGCGGTCCGCCGGTCAGCGCGCGCGTTCGGCGCGGCCTCGCCGCGGGCACGTTCGCCGACGCACGGATTTCGTTCGCCCCAGATAGTTAGCGCGCTAACCAAACACTCATTGATGTATACTAACTAACAACAAATATGGCAAAGGCTAACACGTCGTACGACGGGGGTGGGCCGGACGACACGTTCCGCCGGGCGACGGAGGCGGTGAAGCGACGCGGCGGGGACGCCCTCCGCGTCGTCTTCCGGTACGACCCGAACGGCGTCGACGTCCGATACGTCGACGAGCGGCGCCTCGAAGAGGACCTGCTCCCGCGCATCCACCAGCTCCGCGAGCGCGCGCTCGAACTCGGGGACGCCACCGAAGACACCGAAGTCGACGCCCACGGCGACGTCGAAACCCTGCTCGCCGTCCACGAGGACGCCGCCGTCCTCTTCCTGTTGGTCACGCCCGACGAGGGGCTGGTCGCCGTCCACGACCGCACCGACGAGCCTTTCGACGGCGACCTGCTCTGAGCCGCCCCGCATCCAAAGCGATAGGTGGCGTGGCTGCGAGGACTCCCGTATGCAGGCACGCGACCTGATGACCGAAGCCGTCGAGACCGTCCACGAGGACGACGACGTCAGCGACGTCCTCCAGCAGCTCGCTCGACGCGACTTCACGGGGTTCCCCGTCGTGGACGACGACAACCGCCTCGTCGGCGTCGTCACCCAGCGCGACTTCGTGGAGCTGTTCCAGCCCAAAGACCACACCGTCTGGATTCCCATCGGCCTCCCGCCGTTCCTCGAGACGCTGGACTACGGCATCGACCTCTCGTGGAACGAACTGGAGACCGAACTCGACCTCGCGAAGAACGCCGGCAAGCCCGTCAAGAAAATCATGACGCGGGACGTCCTGACGGTCGGCCCCGACGCCAGCGTCGACGACGTGCTCGCCATCCTCGCGGCCGACGAGTGCGACGTCAACCGCGTCCCGGTCGTCGAGGACGACGTCGTCGTCGGCATCGTCACCAGGCAGGACGTGCTGCGCGCGCTCCGCGACGAGCGCAACGCCTAAGCGGCAAAACGGGGACGGCTCCGAAAGCGTAAACGTACCCCCGGACGGAGGTTCAACGTGACCAACTACCGGAACGCCGGACTGTTTCTCGCGCTCGCAGCGGCCTGGGGATCGGCGTTCGTCGCCATCAAGGCCGGCCTCGACGCCGGCTTCGAGCCCGTGCTGTTCGCGGCGGTCCGCTACGATGTCGCGGGCGTGCTGATGCTCGCGTACGCGGCGTACGCCGCCGACAACTGGCTCCCGCAGTCGCGCGCCGACTGGACGGTCGTCGGCATCGCCGCGGTCTTCATCATCGCCGCCTACCACGCCTTCCTCTTCGTCGGCGAACAACAGACCACGAGCGCCGTCGCCGCCGTCGTCGTCAGCCTCAGTCCCGTGCTCACGACGGGGTTCGCTCGCGCGTTCCTCCCCTCCGAGCGCCTCTCGCTGGGCGGCATCGCGGGCCTGCTGCTCGGGCTCGTCGGCGTCGCCGTGCTCTCGAACCCCGACACCTCGAACCTCCTCGGCGGGAACACGGTCGGCGTCCTCCTCGTGTTCGCGGCGTCGACGTGTTTCGCGCTCGGGAGCGTGCTCACTCAGCGCGTCGACGACGACCTCGACATCGAAACGATGGAAGCGTGGGCGATGATTCTCGGCGCGCTCCTCATGCACGCCGCCAGCCTCGCGCGCGGCGAGACGCAGGCGATTCCACAGAATACGGACGCGCTGTTCGCCATCGCGTACCTCTCGCTGGTCGCCAGCGCCGCCGGCTTCCTCGTCTACTTCGAACTGCTGGAGCGGCTCGGCCCCATCGAAATCAACCTCGTGAGCTACGTCGCGCCCGTCTTCGCAGCGGTCGTCGGCCTGCTCGTGCTCGCGGAGCCGATTACCCCGCACACGGTCGCCGGCTTCGCCGTCATCTTCGCGGGCTTCTGCCTGCTGAAGCGGCGCGCGCTCGCGGCCGAACTGCGGAACGTCCGCGCCGCGTGGAGGTAGCTACTTCGCGTCGGCGATGCGCTCGAACTGGTCGGCGCTCAGCGTGAGGTCCGCGGCCGCGAGGTTCTCGCGGAGCTGGTCGGGCGTGCGGGCGCCCGTGATGGGCGCGACGACCTGCTCGTGGTGGAGCAGCCACGAAAGCGAGACCTGCGCGGGCGTCGCGCCGACTTCCTCGGCGACCGCCTCGACTTCTTCGAGCGCGTCGAAGTTCTCCGGCGTGAGATACGAGTCTACGAACTGCTGGTCGGTCGCGCCCCGCGTCCCCTCGGGCGGCACCTCGCCACGCGCGTACTTCCCGGTGAGGAACCCACCGGCCAGCGGCGACCACGGCACGACGCCGAGGTCGTAGTCCCGGCACATGTCGAGGTACGTCGCCTCGATTTCGCGGTTGACGGCGTTGTACCGCGGCTGGACGACCGTGAACGGCTCGTACCCCTCGCGGCGCGCAATCTCGTTGGCTTTCGCGACCTTCCACGCGTTCGGCTCGAACGTCGAGGCGCCGAGGTAGTGGACCTTCCCGTCGCGCACGAACTCGTCGAGCGTGCGCATGAACTCGCGGGCGGGCGTCCGGTCGTCCCAGCGGTGGATGTAGAGGACGTCCAGATAGTCGGTGTCGAGGCGGTCGAGAATCGCGTCCACGTTGTTCCGGAGGTGCTTGCGGTTCAGCCCGCGGCCGTTCGGCCCCTCGCGGGTGGGCCAGTAAATCTTGGACGCGACGACGTACTCGTCGCGGTCGCGGCCGGCGAGCCACTCGCCGATGTACTGCTCGGCGCGGCCGCTGCCGTACATGTCTGCCGTATCGATGAAGCGGCCGCCGGCGTCGGCGTACGCGTCCAGAAGTTCGTGTGCGCGCTCGCGGCCGACTTCGACCTCGCCGGCGTCGTTCTCGCGGCCGAACCGCCACGTCCCGAACGCGACCTCGGAGACGCGGAGGCCGGTGCGGCCGAGCGAAACAGCGTCGAGACCCATACGGGGACCGAGATGGGCGGCTGTGTTAAGCGACGCGTCTTCGGCGCGTTAGCTCGTGTTGTGGCGGTGACCGAGCACGAGCGCGACGACGTGGAGGGCGACCATCGCGGCGAGCGCGGTCTGCTGGGCCGTCGTGTCGGGACCAGCGAGCACGAGCGGCGTGTACAGGAACGGGAGGGCGACCGCCGCCCAGAAGCCGGCGACCTCGAAGGGCTTCAGGAGGGTGGCGGACGCGGGCGTGTTCACGGCGTCCGATGCGACCTCGGCCAGTGCGGAGCGGGAGGGGGCAGACATTGGGTCTCACCTCGTCTACTCCATCCTACTGGCGCCGACCCCATATAGGGGGTCGACCGTTGCCCGGATTTCAGTACGTTTCACCGAGACTACCCCGAGTTTGGGGACGTTTTACGAGTTCCTGAGAATCGCCGAGACGTTTTACAAGTCGTTCTGAGGGCGTTTCTCAGTTTCCCGGAGGAACCGGCCACAATCGTTATTTGTGCCGCCGCGCCCGCCTCGTGAGCGCTCCCGAGACGTCGGGAGCGCTCGCTGGCCGCTCGGAGGCGTGCAGACGCATAGACCGCGGGCTGTCGGAGTCGTCGAAGTCAGAGAAGTGCCCGGGGAGGGTTTTGAACCACGGAAGCGCGTCGCGCTTCCTGCGCTTCGCTCACTGCGTTCGCGCAGAGCCTACGGGTTCGCCACCCTCCGGACGTTCACACGACGGACTCCTCACTACGTTCGTCGTTGCGTCGGAGAAGTGCCCGGGGAGGGTTTTGAACCCTCGATCTCCGCATGTCCCAGGTTCGAGGCTCGGCGGGCCTCGCGGACATGCTGAGCATCCACGTGGCGAGTGGGATGCCGCACCGAAGCTCGGAACCCTATGAGTGCGGCGCTATGACCAGCTAAGCCACCCGGGCTCGACTCCGGCTAGGGGGAGGTCGCTCTTGAAGGTTCTCATCTCGACCGACGCACCCGCCGGGTTTAAGCCGAGGCGGTTGCTTCGGGCGTACATGAACGTACCTGCGCTCGTCCAGTCCTCGCTCGGGGACGAGGACGTCGCCGCGCACGTGCCGCTGAAGGGGGAGGACGCGGTGTTCGTCACGCCGACGCGGACGCTCGTCTACACGGCCGACGGCCTGCTGAGCGACGAGAGCGTCGACGAGTTCCCCCACGACGCCGAGGGAATCGGCGTCAGCGAGGGGCGACGGAAGGCGACGGTCACGCTCGACTACGGGCTCGACGGCGAGGAGTCGTTCTCCGTGCCGTCGGGGAAGCTCGACGACGTGCTGCACCCGATTCTCGCGGGCGTGCTGAACGCCGCCGACGTCACCCAGCCCGGGGAGACGGTCAAGCGCACGTACCGGTTCAGCGAGCTCACGCTCGTCGTGACCAGCGACCGCGTCGTGAAACACGTCGGCGCGGCCGTCTGGGGGACCGACTACGAGGAAATCGACTACGAGACGGTGACCGGCATCGACGTCGAGGAGGGCAACGTCTCCAGCCAGCTCGTCCTGGAGACGACCGCGCGCACCCAGCGCATCAAGGCGCCCAACGAGCAGTTCCGGGACGTCCGCGAGACCGTCGAGGACGCCGTCTACGCGTACCACGACGCCGCCAGCGCCGCGGAGTTCGAGCGGATGAACGTCGACGAGGACGCGGGCGCGGCCACGGAGGAAGTCTCCTTCGACAGCGGCGTCGAGCCAATCGACACCAGCGGCGTCGGCGAGGACGACGAGGCGGCCGAACCCGAGCCGCGGGCGGAGGCGAGCGCCGGCACGGGTGGCGCGGCGGGCGCGACCGGCGAGCCCGCAGACGGCGCGGACGGCGACGAGTTCGCGTCCAGCGGCTTCCAGACCGCGGCGGCGAAAGTCGAGCCGCCCGTCGACCCAGAGGAGCTGGACGCCGAACTGGACGACCTCGAAGACACCATCGAGGAGCTGGCGGAGGCGCTGGCCGAGCAGCGCGAGCTCGCCGAGCGGCAGGCCGAAGCCCTCGACGCCCAGCAGGCGGTCATCGAAGCCCAGCAGGACCGGCTCGCGGCGCTGCGCGACCTCGTCGACGAGGAGTAGTTACTCGCGGCCGATGACCTTGCGGATGCACGACGAGCCGAACGCGCCCAGTTCCCCGTGCTCGAAGTTGATGAAGTAGCCCGTCTGGATGGACGCGCCGCAGCGCCGACACGAGAACTCCCCCTCTTTCGTAATCACGTCCGCCTGGAAGGAGACGTAGCTGCCGCCCTGCGGCTGGACTTCGCCGGCGTCGCGTTCGACGACGCCGCGGCGCTCGGCGGCTTCCAGAATCTCCCGCGTGGTCCGCGGGTGCGTCGTCACGGTCTCCAGCCTGTCGACGGCGTCGGCGACGGGCAGCGACTCGAATTCGAGGTTCGCGAGCAGCTCCACCCCGAGTTCGACCGGGTCCTCGACGTCCCCGGCGTCGCCGTCGGTCATACCTCGTGGTGGGGCGAGCGCGCGCTTAACGCTTGCGCGACGCCCGAAGGGACAACGCTAAACCCCGCGCTCGGGTAGCAGGCGGCGATGAAACGGTACGCGGCCGGCGTCGCGCTCACGGCGGTGCTGGTGCTCGCGGTCGTGGCGCGCCCGGCCGACGCGCTCGGCGCGCTCCGCACCGCGCTCGCGAGCCCGTGGTTCCCCGTCCTGCTGGTCGGCCTCTACGCAGTCCGCCCGCTGCTCGGCTGGCCCATCAGCGTGCTCTCGGCGCTCGTGGGCTTCCAGTACGGGCTCGTCGCGGGCGTCCCGGTCGCGCTCGCGGGCGCGGTCGTCACGAGCCTCCCGGCGTACGCCGCGGGCCGCTACGCGCCCGCCGACGGCCGGCTGTTCGGCCGGTTCTCGGACGGCAGCCAGCGCTTCTTCGCCGCGACCGGGGACGTCCGCGGTCTCGTCGCCGCGCGGTTCGCCCCGACGCCGGCAGAACCAGTTTCGGCCGCAGCGGGCGCCGGCGACGTGAGCCTCCGGTCGTTCGTCGCGGGGACGCTCGTCGGCGAACTACCGTGGGTCGTCGCGACGGTCGCGCTCGGCAGCGGCCTCGACGCGTTCACGATGGCCGCGACGGACGTGAACCCGGTCGTCGTCGCGGGCGGCGTGCTCGCGGCCGCCGTGCTGTTGAGTCCGGTCGCGTACCGCGCGTGGCGGCGGCGCGCGTAGTCAGAATTTGAACGGGTCGGCGCAGTCCGCAATCACGCCGTGCTGCGGGCAGACGTACTTGCAGTGGCGCTTGAACATCGCCGCGTCGCACATCGGACAGCGGCTGCCACCGCGTTCCGCGTCCGTCGATTCCTCGCTCATACTCACGGCTGCGTGCGCGACGAGCATAGGCGTGTCCCTCGCGCGTCCAGAGAGAAGAACCGCAGAAGTTCCGTTAGTCGCTCAGTTCAGCACTCGCTCCAGCCGCAGGACTCGCAGGTCTTGCAGCCTTCGCTGTAGTACAGCGTCATCGACCCGCAGTCCGGGCACTCGGGGCTCTCGCCCGCGTCGATGAGCGACTGCGTGGCGTCGTCTTGCTGCTGGCCGTCGCCGCCAGCGCCGGACGGACCCTGCGGGCCGCCGACGGTGGACTCGGAGGCAGCGCCGCCGTCAGTCTCGGGCGTGGACGCGCCCTCCGCGACCTCGCCGAGGCGCTGCTGCTGGGGGTAGGCGGCGCGGTCGACGTCGCCGTCGAGGTAGCGCCGCAGCGCGGTGCCGAACGCGTCCGGGATGGAGTTGACCTGTTCGCCCTTGTCCCAGGCGACCTTCGGCGAGCGGATGCCCTGCAGCTTGTCCGCGATTTCCTCGGGGTCCACGCCGGAGCGCAGCGCCACCGAGATGGTCTTCGCGAGCGCTTCGGTGAACGAGCCCGTGAAGCCGCCGGAGTTGCCCGTGTTCGCGAACAGCTCGAACGGCCGCTCGCGTTCGGGGTCCTCGTTGATGGTGACGTAGAGCTTCCCGTAGCCCGTGTCGATGCGCTGGGTGACGCCGTGGAGGAGGTCGGGGCGAGCCTGCTTCTCGGCGAACTCGCCGTCGAAGGCGTCCTCGTTGCCCGCGAATATCTCGCGGAGGTCCTCGCCGAACGCGGCCTGGACGTCCTCGTTGTCGAGGAAGCCCTCGATGCCGCCGAACGTCTCCTGGATGGTCTCGACGATGGCCTCGGCGGCCTCGTCCTCGTCCATCTCGGAGAACTCGGTGTTGTCCGCGCGCGTCGTCAGCACCTGCTTGCTGCGGGTGCCGTCGCGGTAGACGGTGACGCCCTTCCCGCCGTTCTCGTAGATGTAGCGGTACACCTCGTCCATGTCCTCGACGGTGGCGTCGTTCGGGAAGTTACACGTCTTCGAGATGGCGGAGTCGACGCCCTGCTGGCAGGCCGTCTGGACCGCCGCGTGGTCCTTCCCGGAGAGGTCCGAGGTGACGACGAACAGCTCGCCGATGGAGTCCGGGACGGTCGTCAGCCCGTCGACGCCGTCGAACTCGTTGTTCGACATCTGCTCTTGGGCCTCCTCCTTGACCGCGTCGACGTCGATGTCGTTGGCCTCCAGCGTGCGGAGGAAGTAGTCGTCGAACTCCACGAGCATCTCGTCGCCCTGCACGTCGTCGCTGACGTTCTTGTAGTAGGCGACGTTGTAGATGGGCTCGCAGCCGCCCGTGGTGTTCCCGACCATCGACGTAGTGCCGGTCGGCGCGATGGTCGTCGTGTTGTGGTTCCGGATCGGGAAGCCGTCCTCCCAGTCGGCGGGGTCTTCGCCGGTGTGGTGCTCGAACCACTCGGGGTAGTCGGTGGGGTTCGCGTACTTGGACTTGTCCCACTCGTCGAAGCTCCCGCGCTCGGTGGCGAGTTCGTGGCTGGCTTCCTTCGACCCGTGGTCGATGTGGCGCATGACCTGCCGGGCGATCTCGTTGCCCTCCTCGCTGCCGTACTTCACGCCGAGCTGGATGTACAGCTGCGCGAGGCCCATGACGCCGAGGCCGACCTTCCGCATCTCGGCGACCTTCTGTTCGATCTCCTCGACCGGGAAGTCCGACATCGTGACGACGTTCTCGAGGAAGCGCGTGCCCTGCTCGATGCGGTGGTCGAACTCCTCGTTGTCGAGCGCGTCGTCGAGGAAGCGGCTGACGCCCTCTTCGAGGCTGTCGAACTCGTGCTCCTCGCTCCAGACGCGCCAGTCGGGGGCGTCCTTCGCGGCGAGCGTCGAGAGGTTGATGTGGCCGAGGTTACACGCCTCGTACTCTTCGAGGGGCTGTTCGCCGCAGGGGTTCGTCGCGAGGATGCGGTGGTCGGGGTGTTCCTCGACGTCGAAGGAGTGCTGCTTGTTGACGCGTTCGAGGTAGATGACGCCGGGTTCGCCGTTCTCGTGGGCGCCCTCGACGATGCGCTCCCAGACCAGTTCCGCGGGCAGCGAGAGCTCCTCGCCGGGCGTGACGTACTCGCCGAGCCCGTACCGGGAGTACATCTCCTCGGTCTCCTCGGTGGCGATGTGGGGCTCCTCGGTGCGCGGGTTCGTGAACGTGTACTCCTCGCCGTTCTCCAGCGCCTCCATGAAGCCGTCCGTGACGCCCACGGAGATGTTGAAGTTCGAGAGGTGGCCCTCGACGGCGTTCCGGAGGTGCTCGGGGACGCGGCCGTCCTCGTCGATGAGTTCGCGGGCCTCTTCGAGGGCTTCCGAGAACTCGGTGTACGTGTAGTCGTCGGGGTCGTTGAGCTTCAGCGTGTGCGCCAGCGAGACGTCCTTGTTCTTCGCGTGGATGAACTCGATGACGTCCGGGTGGCTGACCCGCATCACGGCCATCTGCGCGCCGCGGCGCGCGCCGCCCTGAGCGATGGTCTCGCACATCTGGTCGAACGTCTCCATGAACGTCAGCGGGCCCGAGGCGATGCCGCCGGTAGAGCCGACGGTGTCGCCGTACGGCCGGAGCTTCCAGAACGCGTACCCCATGCCGCCGCCGGACTGGAAGACCTCCGCGGCCTCCTTGGCGGTCTGGTGGATGTCCGTGATGTCGTCGTCCGGGGAGTCGACGAAGCAGGCGGAGAGCTGCTGGAGCTCGTCGCCGGCGTTCATCAGCGTCGGGGAGTTCGGCATGAACGAGAGGTCCGCCATCAGCTGCTGGAACTCCTCGCGCTGGGCTTCGACGTGCTCGCGGACCTCGTCGTCGTCGAGCTCGGGGACGACGGTGTCGTAGGCGAACTTGTTGACGTTGCTCTCCGTGAGCTCGACGGTGACGTCCGAATCGTCGGGGTCAACGTCCTCGCCGAAGACCTCCGCGGCGAGCTCGTCGCGGCGCGGGTGGTCGGGCTTGAGCTGGTCGGGCGAGACCTCGACCGGGTCGTCGCTCTCGTAGACGACCTCCGCGAGCGCGATGTTCTTCGCGACGCGCGGGAACAGGTCCTCCTGCTCCTCGATGTGCTCGCCGTCCGTGTTCTTGCGGAGGTACCGCGCCGGCAGGATGTTGTGGTAGGCGTTCGCGGTGAGCCGTTCTTCGAGCGTGTCGCCGGTCGTCCGCTTGATGGGCAGGTCGACCTCGTCCGCGGAGACGTTCGGCGTGCTCATTGACACTCACTCCGCTGTACAGTCCGTGTGGTGGGTTGTTGGTGTATCATGGATGGTCGAAGTTCGGGCGTCGATAGGGACGACAAGGTACCGGGCACGGGTGGTTAGTAGTTCCGCTTCCGGCCCCCCGTGCTGGCGGTCCCCAGAGCGGCCCGATTCGCGGTGGTTGAACCGTAGGACTGGCACCGATATAATGATGTTCAAAGCGAAGTGAAAGTGGTCGGTCGTGGCGGCGCGAAACCGCCGACGGAGCCCGGGTTTCAGTTTCGGGGGTCCAGTGGAACCGAAGGGGGCACGCGACGCCGGCGACTGCCCCCTCGCTTAAGTCGGTGGTCTGCGTGGGGGCGAGTATGCTCGCTGTACTCGCGCTCGGCGGCCTGACCTCCTCGCCGCTGGGCACGCTCCTGCTCGCGCTCGTCGCGGTCACAGTCATCGTTCTCGTGGGTCGGTTCGTGCTCAGCGTCGCGTGGAAACTGCTCGTCGTCGCGACGATTCTCGTCGGCGCGGCGTGGGTCGTGACGACGGTGCTGGGCTGAGCGCGTACACGCGCTGCGACTGCCCGAAACGAATTTGCCGCGCCGCGACGCGGCTGGCGTATGAGCGACCGACTGTCGGCGGTACAGACGCTGTTCGTCGGGACACAGGTGACGCTGTT
Protein-coding sequences here:
- a CDS encoding ribonuclease H family protein, translated to MAIVGRSKLRDLFDESPTPHIAHPPQSHRRDFYVATDGSYSRDGSGLGVIVETRDGERVARFAVPDEAPNNNVAEYRALHLGLDVLAARTPRDARIGVLVDHNDLAGDVNTAALAARAHDYRPIKEFSPPATADHHWRGIRARVVGFEEVRAAQLDSNTNPAHVLANEPEQYGHVNDEPARCLLPERETGDSQVPPPSRSDRRASD
- a CDS encoding CBS domain-containing protein, which translates into the protein MQARDLMTEAVETVHEDDDVSDVLQQLARRDFTGFPVVDDDNRLVGVVTQRDFVELFQPKDHTVWIPIGLPPFLETLDYGIDLSWNELETELDLAKNAGKPVKKIMTRDVLTVGPDASVDDVLAILAADECDVNRVPVVEDDVVVGIVTRQDVLRALRDERNA
- a CDS encoding DMT family transporter encodes the protein MTNYRNAGLFLALAAAWGSAFVAIKAGLDAGFEPVLFAAVRYDVAGVLMLAYAAYAADNWLPQSRADWTVVGIAAVFIIAAYHAFLFVGEQQTTSAVAAVVVSLSPVLTTGFARAFLPSERLSLGGIAGLLLGLVGVAVLSNPDTSNLLGGNTVGVLLVFAASTCFALGSVLTQRVDDDLDIETMEAWAMILGALLMHAASLARGETQAIPQNTDALFAIAYLSLVASAAGFLVYFELLERLGPIEINLVSYVAPVFAAVVGLLVLAEPITPHTVAGFAVIFAGFCLLKRRALAAELRNVRAAWR
- a CDS encoding aldo/keto reductase — its product is MGLDAVSLGRTGLRVSEVAFGTWRFGRENDAGEVEVGRERAHELLDAYADAGGRFIDTADMYGSGRAEQYIGEWLAGRDRDEYVVASKIYWPTREGPNGRGLNRKHLRNNVDAILDRLDTDYLDVLYIHRWDDRTPAREFMRTLDEFVRDGKVHYLGASTFEPNAWKVAKANEIARREGYEPFTVVQPRYNAVNREIEATYLDMCRDYDLGVVPWSPLAGGFLTGKYARGEVPPEGTRGATDQQFVDSYLTPENFDALEEVEAVAEEVGATPAQVSLSWLLHHEQVVAPITGARTPDQLRENLAAADLTLSADQFERIADAK
- a CDS encoding DUF7115 domain-containing protein, encoding MNVPALVQSSLGDEDVAAHVPLKGEDAVFVTPTRTLVYTADGLLSDESVDEFPHDAEGIGVSEGRRKATVTLDYGLDGEESFSVPSGKLDDVLHPILAGVLNAADVTQPGETVKRTYRFSELTLVVTSDRVVKHVGAAVWGTDYEEIDYETVTGIDVEEGNVSSQLVLETTARTQRIKAPNEQFRDVRETVEDAVYAYHDAASAAEFERMNVDEDAGAATEEVSFDSGVEPIDTSGVGEDDEAAEPEPRAEASAGTGGAAGATGEPADGADGDEFASSGFQTAAAKVEPPVDPEELDAELDDLEDTIEELAEALAEQRELAERQAEALDAQQAVIEAQQDRLAALRDLVDEE
- a CDS encoding DUF5830 family protein, which gives rise to MTDGDAGDVEDPVELGVELLANLEFESLPVADAVDRLETVTTHPRTTREILEAAERRGVVERDAGEVQPQGGSYVSFQADVITKEGEFSCRRCGASIQTGYFINFEHGELGAFGSSCIRKVIGRE
- a CDS encoding TVP38/TMEM64 family protein, with the protein product MKRYAAGVALTAVLVLAVVARPADALGALRTALASPWFPVLLVGLYAVRPLLGWPISVLSALVGFQYGLVAGVPVALAGAVVTSLPAYAAGRYAPADGRLFGRFSDGSQRFFAATGDVRGLVAARFAPTPAEPVSAAAGAGDVSLRSFVAGTLVGELPWVVATVALGSGLDAFTMAATDVNPVVVAGGVLAAAVLLSPVAYRAWRRRA
- a CDS encoding HVO_2523 family zinc finger protein — encoded protein: MSEESTDAERGGSRCPMCDAAMFKRHCKYVCPQHGVIADCADPFKF
- a CDS encoding adenosylcobalamin-dependent ribonucleoside-diphosphate reductase; its protein translation is MSTPNVSADEVDLPIKRTTGDTLEERLTANAYHNILPARYLRKNTDGEHIEEQEDLFPRVAKNIALAEVVYESDDPVEVSPDQLKPDHPRRDELAAEVFGEDVDPDDSDVTVELTESNVNKFAYDTVVPELDDDEVREHVEAQREEFQQLMADLSFMPNSPTLMNAGDELQQLSACFVDSPDDDITDIHQTAKEAAEVFQSGGGMGYAFWKLRPYGDTVGSTGGIASGPLTFMETFDQMCETIAQGGARRGAQMAVMRVSHPDVIEFIHAKNKDVSLAHTLKLNDPDDYTYTEFSEALEEARELIDEDGRVPEHLRNAVEGHLSNFNISVGVTDGFMEALENGEEYTFTNPRTEEPHIATEETEEMYSRYGLGEYVTPGEELSLPAELVWERIVEGAHENGEPGVIYLERVNKQHSFDVEEHPDHRILATNPCGEQPLEEYEACNLGHINLSTLAAKDAPDWRVWSEEHEFDSLEEGVSRFLDDALDNEEFDHRIEQGTRFLENVVTMSDFPVEEIEQKVAEMRKVGLGVMGLAQLYIQLGVKYGSEEGNEIARQVMRHIDHGSKEASHELATERGSFDEWDKSKYANPTDYPEWFEHHTGEDPADWEDGFPIRNHNTTTIAPTGTTSMVGNTTGGCEPIYNVAYYKNVSDDVQGDEMLVEFDDYFLRTLEANDIDVDAVKEEAQEQMSNNEFDGVDGLTTVPDSIGELFVVTSDLSGKDHAAVQTACQQGVDSAISKTCNFPNDATVEDMDEVYRYIYENGGKGVTVYRDGTRSKQVLTTRADNTEFSEMDEDEAAEAIVETIQETFGGIEGFLDNEDVQAAFGEDLREIFAGNEDAFDGEFAEKQARPDLLHGVTQRIDTGYGKLYVTINEDPERERPFELFANTGNSGGFTGSFTEALAKTISVALRSGVDPEEIADKLQGIRSPKVAWDKGEQVNSIPDAFGTALRRYLDGDVDRAAYPQQQRLGEVAEGASTPETDGGAASESTVGGPQGPSGAGGDGQQQDDATQSLIDAGESPECPDCGSMTLYYSEGCKTCESCGWSEC